One part of the Saprospiraceae bacterium genome encodes these proteins:
- a CDS encoding glycosyltransferase family 39 protein has product MQSPLIRYLKDIRFWIILLFIIRLYGIKLPPLEVSHNWRQTTVTMVARNFFENNSNIFYPQIDIAGEKSGITGMEFPLLNYTIYLISKIFDYQHWYGRLINLILSSIGIYYFYKLIKKYFTIEIAFNSTIVLLVSIWFSFSRKIMPDTFSVSFVIIGMYFGTEYLDNKNGFKNLLFFFLFSLFGMLSKLTAAYLLILYISLLFKKYIPLTRKIVFYLTGFIFVFITLLWYQYWVPFLVQNFGFWHFFMGKSFFIGLEEILHNIPETLKRFYDSAIKYIGFLVFLFGIIQFVRNKNRQLIYLFSLSIIGFTFIILKSGFTFYHHNYYVIPFVPIMALICGYGLDQIKNNKISIILLFSIGIEGVLTQQHDFFIKPEYRAIENLEKDLDLVSKREDLILINSGNYPTPMYFAHRKGWVDTNENIQKAMYLESLKNKGLKYLVVLKKVFGTNISLTYPLVFENENYSIYKL; this is encoded by the coding sequence TAAAGTTACCTCCTCTTGAAGTTTCGCATAATTGGAGACAAACCACGGTAACCATGGTTGCGCGTAACTTTTTTGAAAATAATTCAAATATCTTTTACCCACAGATAGATATTGCCGGAGAAAAGTCAGGGATTACAGGCATGGAGTTTCCGCTTCTAAATTATACTATCTATTTAATTTCAAAAATATTTGATTATCAACATTGGTATGGCAGATTAATTAACCTCATCCTTAGCAGTATTGGAATATACTATTTCTATAAGCTGATCAAAAAATACTTCACGATTGAAATTGCTTTCAATTCAACAATCGTTTTACTTGTCTCTATATGGTTTAGTTTTTCGAGAAAAATAATGCCAGATACATTCTCCGTGTCATTTGTAATCATTGGAATGTACTTTGGTACAGAATATTTAGATAACAAAAACGGGTTCAAAAATTTACTATTTTTCTTTTTATTCAGCCTTTTTGGAATGCTGTCAAAATTGACTGCAGCATATCTCTTAATTCTATACATTTCACTACTGTTCAAGAAATATATTCCACTTACAAGAAAAATAGTCTTCTATTTAACCGGATTTATCTTTGTCTTTATAACACTCTTATGGTATCAATATTGGGTTCCTTTTCTTGTTCAAAATTTTGGCTTTTGGCATTTTTTCATGGGAAAATCTTTTTTTATTGGACTTGAAGAAATTCTACATAATATTCCAGAAACCTTAAAAAGATTTTATGATTCTGCCATTAAATATATTGGGTTTTTGGTCTTTCTTTTTGGCATAATACAATTCGTCAGAAATAAAAACCGCCAATTAATTTATCTTTTCTCACTTAGCATAATAGGTTTTACTTTTATTATACTTAAATCAGGATTCACTTTCTATCACCATAATTATTATGTCATTCCATTCGTACCCATTATGGCCCTCATTTGTGGTTATGGACTAGATCAAATAAAAAATAATAAAATTTCAATAATTCTCTTATTCTCTATTGGAATTGAAGGTGTTTTAACACAACAACATGACTTTTTTATTAAACCTGAATATCGGGCTATCGAAAACTTAGAAAAGGATTTAGACTTGGTTTCAAAACGGGAAGATCTTATTTTAATTAATAGTGGAAATTATCCAACTCCAATGTATTTTGCACACCGTAAAGGGTGGGTTGACACGAATGAAAATATTCAAAAGGCTATGTACCTTGAAAGTCTTAAAAATAAAGGTTTAAAATACCTAGTTGTGTTGAAAAAGGTGTTCGGCACAAATATTTCTTTAACGTATCCTTTGGTTTTTGAGAATGAAAATTATTCGATCTATAAATTATAA